gttgttctattccggtctggttattcagaccacctcaagtttgactAATAGAATGACcgtttgacgtcaaaaaaaaaatgttctaaaaataattataatactaAATTCTGAATATATAATAATCATTGCATAATCGTCGGCGAAAAAAGCATAActaaatatgtataaaaaatttaatattgttAGAAAAACAATGATTGTCAGAATCTAATTATTCGATTTAGAGAACTTATCAATAACTTGTATTCGAATGATCTAATAATTAACAGTATTAGAAACCAATATTTGACTAATCCCGAAGATGAAAAGCTCCAAACAGGTTTCTGAATATCGGTCTATCGCGTTGTGTACTATTCACTACAAGATTATCGCCAAACTACTGTTCAAGAAGATGCAACCTCTGTTGCACTCCATAATTTATCCAACTCATTCGTGCGATTTCTGATAGTGTTTTCATTACCCACGAGATAATCCACTATCTACGAAAATCAGGAGAAAAAAGTTTGTTTCTATGGCAGTAAAGATGGACATGAGCAAAACGTACGATAGAATATAATGGAGTTTTCTTCGTGCGGTTTAACCTTGATTGCGTTTTCACGAGACACTGATCTCTTGGCTTATGGAGTGTGTCCTCGGTCTCGTATTCCTTTCTCATAAATGGGGGCCCACAAGGGAAAGTGAACCCCAAGAGAAAACTCTGCCAAAATGATCCATTGTCTCCTTATCTATTAATCTTATGTACGTAAGTATTATCGGATTTGTGTCGCCAAGCGATGATAAGAGGAATTTTGTCAGGTGTGAAAGTTGGACAAAGCTCTTCGCCAATAAATACGATGTTCTTCGGAAAAACAAACTCTGAGAGCTGTAGGACGCTCACCTCTATTCTCAACAGATATAAAACGGCATCAGGCCAATGTATAAACATATCTAAGTCTGCTATCACCTTCTGTTCAAAAACTAATATGGCAGCAAAGATAAGAGTCAAGGAGGAGCTGAACATTAATAATGAGGGTGGTATTGAAAAATACTTAGGTCTACCAGAGCACTTTGCGAGGAAAAAAAGAGATATTTTCGCTGAGATTGTGGACTGAATTAGGCAAAGATCACATGGCTGGACAGCTAGGTACCTCTCAAACGCAGGAAAACGGGTTATTCTAAAGACGGTTTTAGCTCTGATGCCAACCTATGCAATGCTTCAAGCTCCCAAAATCTTTCTGCAAGCAAATTCAATCGGTTCTCACCTGCTTTTGGTGGGACATGAAACTGGGTGTGAGGAAAATATGTTGGGTCGCTTGGAAAAAATTCACACCTCCAAAATGCGATGGTGGACTcggatttaaatatattaaggtCTTCAATGATGCTTTACTGGCTAAAGTTGCATGGAGACTGCTGAAGAACCTGTCATCGCTACTAAGAAGAACTTTGTTGAGTAAGTAATATCGATACAACAACTTTCTGATTGTTCGGTCCCAAATGCAGCATCCTATGGCTGAAGGAGAATACTGGCGGGGAGAGAAATAATCAAACAAGGACTGGGCTGGACTATAGAATCTGTCAAAGTGTGGAgagataattgattataacctaGCTAACAAATATGCTCAGTAGAACCACCGTTAGATGAAGCTCAAGATATGCTGGTTAGCGACTTGATTGTATCTGAGTCAGCAGACTGGAATGTCGAGAAGATAAAGTTGTATCTACCTCAGTATGAGGACCTGATAATGAAGCTGGTTCCTAGCGCATGTGATATGAGCGATAATTTGGTTTGGCTGCCTGAGAACTCGGGAATTATACTACCAAAACAGGGTATGCGTTAGCTAAGATCAATGTGGCAGAGAACCGAGATGCTTTTAATTGTTACCAGTGTGTTTAGAATGTCAAATGCTCACCATTGATAAATAATTTCTtttgaaacttgaaaaacaatgtTGTAGCTATTGCAGAAGCACTGCTCAAGAGAGGCATTATGGTTGTTGGAAAGTGTAAGAGGTGTGGCGAGATCGAAACCACTATCCATGCAATGTTTCTTTGTCCGTTTGTGAAAAACATCTGGGATAAAGTCTTTGTGCTACTTGTTCCTGGTTTGTCGATTGTAAAATTAATTGATGAGTTACTAAAAGTTTGCACCTGGATGATCATTCTCCCATCAGTGGGATTGACTTCGCCCGTGTACCCGTGGATCATGTGGGTGCTATGGACAAGTAGAAAGTAAATGATGTTTGAAGACAAGTATTTCTCGGAAACAGAGGTCTTAGGAAAAGCTATGAAACATGCACTAGAGTGGCAAGACTCGACTGCAAACACCAAACCTCCCACTTTTTTGCCTAAATACTTATCCACTATTGTGACTCAAACTCAGTCTCATGCATCTTGGAATAGTTCATCCTGTGCAGGAGGAATGTGTAGAATATGCTCAGACTCCGCCGGTACTAGTTTCATGCAAAGCTTAACTTCTCGTACAATTGTAACCTCGACCCTAGTTGCTGAAGCGTTGATCCTCGACGCGGCGATGGAAGCTGCTATCTCTCTTAACATCAAGGACCTGATCTGTTTCACAGATTCAAAGGTCTGATCAATTTAATCACAAGAACACATCTGTAATCACTCCTCAAGAGATTCTCCACGACATCAGTATGTTGAGTAAATCCTTGTCatctactccctccgtttcaaaatacatgaagTTTTAAGATTGTGCACAACTATTAAGAAActtgttttttatattaaaaatatcattaaaatataaattaaaagttatttaacaaatcacaaaacagataacaaaatatcattggttacacagtttttgataaagtaaAAAAGTGCATTGATATaagaaaacatcatctattttgaaacatcaaaaactctctaaaacatcatctattttgaaacggagggagtatttatttttattaacaaattCTAGAGAATGGTCTTATTAGTCTGTCGCCACAACATCAGATTAATAAATAAGACCATTTACTTTAGACATAGTTCATAAATTCTCCAATTATCCACGACATCAGATTAATAAATAAGGCGATTTATAAATTTTCCAATTACCCattcaaacttttattttattaacaaatattAATCTGTAAATggtcttatttatttttcagattttggttttgaaaaagtaacgacaaccaaaaaaaagttttgagtATGACTTCACCGTAAATCATACGCCTGGATGACGCAATGATTATGATAACTAGTACCTCACAGTTCACACGCCTCACACATCTTTaatcataaaaatttataaacaaaaatataaagttctTCCATTCGTCGGTCAATGATGTTTGTTGTCACCAGCAGGGCCGTCTAACAGCACGTGTAAGTGGAACGGTCGAACAGGGttcgagtaaaaaataaaaaaaatatttaagaatttttgtaaataaatatataagttatgatataaaactttaaactttaaatatatactaaatttagagtttataatttcaaaaaaagtcaaatatatataaataaagctatatttttttttaaaactactcCATCAcattgttaaatatataattaatatcttTTTTGAACAGGGTCCGTAAATAATTAGAGACGGCCCTGGTTGTCACATTCACAAAATCATAACGAATCCACAAagtgaatattttaaaatcatttccTCTCGTAACATGTCTAAAGCTCGACATATATAAATAACGTCACACACCTTCTTGTTCAATACAAACCatccattataaaaaaataataacacaaCATGACTAAGCTCATTTTATTCCTCGCCGTGCAAATCTCCCTCCTCATCGCCATTTCTTCCGCCGGAGATGACGGTGAACACTTTGCAAGAACCATAGACCGTAAACTTCTCGGTCTCCACAAGAAAGAGaaactaacacatttcaaagtGTATTGGCACGACATCTTAAGCGGTCCAAACCCAAGCTCCATCAGAATCCAGCCACCGGTTGCAAACTCTACCACCTACTTTGGAGGAATCACTATGATCGACAACGCCTTGACGTCCAAAGTTGAGATGAACTCAACATTAATAGGCCAGGCACAAGGGTTTTACGCCGGTGCGGCTCAAAAGGAGTTGGGTTTTTTCATGGCGATGAACTTTGCTTTCAAGACAGGGAAGTATAATGGAAGTACCATCACGATTCTTGGTAGGAACACGGCGATGTCCGAGGTGAGAGAGATGCCGATCATCGGAGGAAGTGGGCTTTTCCGGTTTGCTAGAGGCTACGTTGAGGCTCGAACAAAATGGCTTAATTTCCAGAACGGTGATGCTACTGTTGAGTACAGTTGTTATGTTTTGCATTATTGATGCTAATCATGTCTTTGtcctattttacatttttagtttGATGACGTAACAGTTATGATTTTCTTGTTGCATTTGGCTTATGGTTTGTGGCTTACTAGTGCACCTGTCTCTCattaaaaaatctttaattacaataatatttttttgtaaaaggaaAAAGACCGTAGAAAAAAGGAGAAGAGTCTCTCCCATATATAATTCTCTACGTATTTTAAGATACTCTCTTGCTATATATCCTTTGATTGATATATTTActtttagatattaaaattaaattagatagATAAATTTGAAGAGACTCATTTTGAAAAACTCTCGGCTAATGATGCTTTTACAATTTAATGatacattaatatttgttttatcaCAAGGAATTTTTTCTAGTTGTTATAAAGAATCTCTCACAATGAGTTTTTGAAGAAAACAGAAATGAGGATCTAAGACTCATATGATTAAGATCAGACATTGGCATGAACACTAC
The sequence above is drawn from the Brassica napus cultivar Da-Ae chromosome A8, Da-Ae, whole genome shotgun sequence genome and encodes:
- the LOC106375402 gene encoding dirigent protein 20-like, with product MTKLILFLAVQISLLIAISSAGDDGEHFARTIDRKLLGLHKKEKLTHFKVYWHDILSGPNPSSIRIQPPVANSTTYFGGITMIDNALTSKVEMNSTLIGQAQGFYAGAAQKELGFFMAMNFAFKTGKYNGSTITILGRNTAMSEVREMPIIGGSGLFRFARGYVEARTKWLNFQNGDATVEYSCYVLHY